From Triticum urartu cultivar G1812 chromosome 2, Tu2.1, whole genome shotgun sequence, a single genomic window includes:
- the LOC125540649 gene encoding probable receptor-like protein kinase At3g17420 isoform X1 — MDHASVVPSIAYHLLEQMTDGFSEDRELGRGTYGKVYLGLRANGEKIAVKMLHPILGLDDELFEKEYHNLEILQHQNVVRLVGYCNETRREYVPYNGKMVLGEVTHRALCFEYMQNGSLNDYLSDESSGHDWHTRYAIIKGISKGLKYLHEELEPPMFHLDLKPANVLLDENCVPKIGDFGLSRLIDERTRITTSSVGTIGYLPPEYINHHVISNKLDIFSLGVIIIKIMAGPMGYSKSAEISSQQFIELVHRNWRNRLHAASVNALESYCIQVKTCIEMGLTCVEVDRHKRPTIGNILNKLNEIETASQFPDALLKDPGSTKNQESQQTHITEAEEKREREVSETENCFGEVVDNYKLDKMERYMGKHKTREDRAREAWNLVDEHDKDNEASRYVKGLKSLYGNGQSTLCRVYNATGDTLYQVANYDWSGHIGRAPYPATIGNGQWAAFHHIHRAGESSGSVAAVVYRGKNKHGQEKDYIVAWSTPCSFWHRNKAYCGISDVDWFQKNLEQLMYIISDADYSSSYRMGGCEIEAKIGRGHSPMFTARISYR, encoded by the exons ATGGACCATGCAAGTGTGGTGCCCAGTATAGCATACCATTTATTGGAACAGATGACAGATGGTTTCTCCGAGGATCGGGAACTTGGCAGAGGTACCTACGGAAAAGTCTATCTG GGATTGCGTGCGAATGGGGAGAAGATTGCTGTGAAGATGCTTCATCCCATTCTAGGACTTGATGATGAGCTATTTGAGAAGGAGTATCACAACCTTGAAATTCTCCAACACCAGAATGTTGTGCGTTTAGTTGGCTATTGCAATGAAACTCGGCGGGAATATGTGCCATACAATGGGAAAATGGTTCTTGGTGAAGTGACACATAGGGCGCTTTGCTTCGAGTATATGCAAAATGGAAGCCTTAATGATTATCTCTCTG ATGAATCTAGTGGACATGATTGGCACACACGCTACGCAATAATAAAAGGAATTTCCAAGGGTTTGAAATACCTTCATGAGGAACTGGAACCTCCGATGTTTCATTTGGACTTAAAACCAGCCAATGTATTGCTGGATGAGAACTGCGTGCCTAAAATTGGCGATTTTGGATTGTCAAGGCTAATCGATGAACGAACGCGTATCACTACAAGTTCTGTAGGAACAAT TGGGTACTTACCGCCGGAATATATAAATCATCATGTAATTTCTAATAAATTGGACATATTCAGCTTGGGTGTTATAATCATAAAGATAATGGCAGGACCCATGGGCTACTCAAAAAGTGCTGAAATATCTTCCCAACAATTCATTGAGCTT GTACATAGAAATTGGAGGAATAGGCTACATGCAGCATCAGTGAATGCACTGGAGTCCTATTGCATACAAGTAAAGACGTGCATTGAAATGGGTTTAACTTGTGTGGAGGTTGACCGACATAAAAGGCCGACTATAGGAAACATCCTTAATAAGCTAAACGAGATAGAAACTGCAAGTCAATTTCCTGATGCGTTACTAAAGGACCCTGGGTCAACAAAGAACCAG GAAAGCCAGCAAACTCACATAACAGAAGCAGAAGAAAAACGGGAGAGAGAAGTGAGCGAAACAGAGAATTGCTTTGGTGAAGTAGTCGACAACTACAAGTTGGATAAAATGGAAAGGTACATGGGCAAACACAAGACACGGGAGGATCGAGCACGAGAGGCATGGAACCTGGTGGACGAGCATGACAAGGACAACGAAGCTTCTAGGTATGTCAAGGGTCTGAAGTCCCTGTACGGCAATGGACAGTCAACGTTGTGCCGTGTGTATAATGCGACCGGAGACACCCTCTACCAAGTCGCCAACTACGACTGGTCCGGCCACATCGGCAGGGCTCCCTACCCAGCTACGATTGGCAACGGCCAGTGGGCAGCATTCCATCACATCCACCGGGCCGGTGAGTCGTCAGGTTCGGTAGCCGCTGTTGTGTACCGAGGGAAAAATAAACATGGCCAAGAAAAGGACTACATAGTTGCCTGGAGTACCCCATGTAGTTTCTGGCACCGCAACAAG GCTTATTGTGGGATCAGTGATGTTGACTGGTTTCAAAAGAACTTGGAGCAGCTTATGTACATCATTTCCGATGCCGATTATTCTTCTAGCTACAGAATGGGCGGCTGTGAGATAGAAGCAAAAATTGGCAGAGGTCATAGCCCTATGTTTACTGCAAGAATCAGTTATCGCTGA
- the LOC125540649 gene encoding probable receptor-like protein kinase At3g17420 isoform X2, producing MLHPILGLDDELFEKEYHNLEILQHQNVVRLVGYCNETRREYVPYNGKMVLGEVTHRALCFEYMQNGSLNDYLSDESSGHDWHTRYAIIKGISKGLKYLHEELEPPMFHLDLKPANVLLDENCVPKIGDFGLSRLIDERTRITTSSVGTIGYLPPEYINHHVISNKLDIFSLGVIIIKIMAGPMGYSKSAEISSQQFIELVHRNWRNRLHAASVNALESYCIQVKTCIEMGLTCVEVDRHKRPTIGNILNKLNEIETASQFPDALLKDPGSTKNQESQQTHITEAEEKREREVSETENCFGEVVDNYKLDKMERYMGKHKTREDRAREAWNLVDEHDKDNEASRYVKGLKSLYGNGQSTLCRVYNATGDTLYQVANYDWSGHIGRAPYPATIGNGQWAAFHHIHRAGESSGSVAAVVYRGKNKHGQEKDYIVAWSTPCSFWHRNKAYCGISDVDWFQKNLEQLMYIISDADYSSSYRMGGCEIEAKIGRGHSPMFTARISYR from the exons ATGCTTCATCCCATTCTAGGACTTGATGATGAGCTATTTGAGAAGGAGTATCACAACCTTGAAATTCTCCAACACCAGAATGTTGTGCGTTTAGTTGGCTATTGCAATGAAACTCGGCGGGAATATGTGCCATACAATGGGAAAATGGTTCTTGGTGAAGTGACACATAGGGCGCTTTGCTTCGAGTATATGCAAAATGGAAGCCTTAATGATTATCTCTCTG ATGAATCTAGTGGACATGATTGGCACACACGCTACGCAATAATAAAAGGAATTTCCAAGGGTTTGAAATACCTTCATGAGGAACTGGAACCTCCGATGTTTCATTTGGACTTAAAACCAGCCAATGTATTGCTGGATGAGAACTGCGTGCCTAAAATTGGCGATTTTGGATTGTCAAGGCTAATCGATGAACGAACGCGTATCACTACAAGTTCTGTAGGAACAAT TGGGTACTTACCGCCGGAATATATAAATCATCATGTAATTTCTAATAAATTGGACATATTCAGCTTGGGTGTTATAATCATAAAGATAATGGCAGGACCCATGGGCTACTCAAAAAGTGCTGAAATATCTTCCCAACAATTCATTGAGCTT GTACATAGAAATTGGAGGAATAGGCTACATGCAGCATCAGTGAATGCACTGGAGTCCTATTGCATACAAGTAAAGACGTGCATTGAAATGGGTTTAACTTGTGTGGAGGTTGACCGACATAAAAGGCCGACTATAGGAAACATCCTTAATAAGCTAAACGAGATAGAAACTGCAAGTCAATTTCCTGATGCGTTACTAAAGGACCCTGGGTCAACAAAGAACCAG GAAAGCCAGCAAACTCACATAACAGAAGCAGAAGAAAAACGGGAGAGAGAAGTGAGCGAAACAGAGAATTGCTTTGGTGAAGTAGTCGACAACTACAAGTTGGATAAAATGGAAAGGTACATGGGCAAACACAAGACACGGGAGGATCGAGCACGAGAGGCATGGAACCTGGTGGACGAGCATGACAAGGACAACGAAGCTTCTAGGTATGTCAAGGGTCTGAAGTCCCTGTACGGCAATGGACAGTCAACGTTGTGCCGTGTGTATAATGCGACCGGAGACACCCTCTACCAAGTCGCCAACTACGACTGGTCCGGCCACATCGGCAGGGCTCCCTACCCAGCTACGATTGGCAACGGCCAGTGGGCAGCATTCCATCACATCCACCGGGCCGGTGAGTCGTCAGGTTCGGTAGCCGCTGTTGTGTACCGAGGGAAAAATAAACATGGCCAAGAAAAGGACTACATAGTTGCCTGGAGTACCCCATGTAGTTTCTGGCACCGCAACAAG GCTTATTGTGGGATCAGTGATGTTGACTGGTTTCAAAAGAACTTGGAGCAGCTTATGTACATCATTTCCGATGCCGATTATTCTTCTAGCTACAGAATGGGCGGCTGTGAGATAGAAGCAAAAATTGGCAGAGGTCATAGCCCTATGTTTACTGCAAGAATCAGTTATCGCTGA